One window of Vibrio atlanticus genomic DNA carries:
- a CDS encoding sulfurtransferase, translating to MNQPLISPEQLQQRLLEEDNIVILDASIEFQIPSESEKIKGQMIPSAIRFDYDKNFCNKHTLLPHMFPTEKHFNTRAQEIGINQDSTIVVYDNSGTFASPRAWWMFMAMGHNNVYILDGGLPAWIKAGYATETDYRTEVKAGNFEGQIQDNHFVNAQQIQNYSDDKSANILDARSQARFDSEVPEPREGLRSGHIPNSVCLPFAQVLNAGKLKPQEELVDIFSTLNLTPSQPMFFSCGSGVTACIILLAAKLAGYSSDMGVYDGSWTEWGANEKLPIAVTKK from the coding sequence ATGAATCAGCCACTCATTTCACCAGAACAACTTCAACAACGTTTGCTAGAAGAAGACAACATTGTAATCCTCGACGCCAGTATCGAATTTCAGATCCCAAGTGAGTCAGAAAAGATCAAAGGACAAATGATACCTAGTGCGATTCGTTTCGACTACGACAAAAACTTTTGTAACAAGCACACTCTACTCCCTCACATGTTCCCGACCGAAAAACACTTCAATACACGCGCACAAGAAATTGGTATCAATCAAGACAGTACGATAGTGGTTTACGATAACTCAGGAACTTTTGCCTCGCCTCGCGCATGGTGGATGTTTATGGCAATGGGACATAACAACGTATACATCTTAGATGGCGGTTTACCTGCTTGGATAAAAGCCGGTTACGCGACAGAGACTGACTATCGCACCGAAGTCAAAGCGGGCAATTTTGAAGGCCAAATTCAAGACAACCACTTTGTAAATGCTCAGCAAATCCAAAACTACTCCGATGACAAAAGTGCAAACATTCTGGATGCACGTTCTCAAGCTCGCTTCGATTCAGAAGTTCCAGAACCACGTGAAGGCTTACGTAGTGGCCACATCCCAAACTCAGTTTGCTTGCCGTTCGCACAAGTCTTAAATGCAGGTAAATTGAAACCTCAAGAAGAGTTAGTTGACATTTTCTCGACTCTGAACTTAACCCCCTCTCAACCTATGTTCTTTAGCTGTGGCTCTGGTGTGACGGCTTGCATCATTTTATTAGCCGCTAAACTGGCTGGTTATTCAAGTGATATGGGCGTTTACGATGGCTCATGGACTGAATGGGGCGCAAATGAAAAACTACCTATTGCCGTAACTAAAAAGTAA
- a CDS encoding LruC domain-containing protein, with amino-acid sequence MRITTLSLLLSAPLVANAAPFDTCPSQAYLFQSTPVQVWGVNLVTGSTTLLEDDTGMNANINGVGFDFQDRYIYGYDTTNKRLVRLGQDFQAEVINTSGLPTDHTFYVGDVYDHVYYLYRTGKGLFTVDLSPLDADPNATVTVNKIAGSPATVKLTDFAFHPSDGSLYGIDNNSGGLYSFNPTTGAETYIGDTGELGTFGAGYFDVNGYYYVSRNQDGKIYRINLSPDNAANIAAGIVPAVEFVSNGPSSNQNDGARCANAPVVDEDSNIDFGDAPDSYLTLLASNGPRHELDGVTWLGTDAPDADLDGYVTPQSDESVGIDDEWANGGIGFVTALEAGLDSKVVIEASTTGYLSAWIDWNQDGSFDGANEQVFTDYQLDAGENDLFLNVDINALTGTTWARFRFSQQTNLSYFGGSTSGEVVDIQVDVLNDGATARYFPSASGYATLAYEDNWPYKADYDMNDAVIMYRITEILKDGKVVKSTIDGRLAAVGASYRNGFAVRLPNLDPSLVSSGSSYMKHNGVFTDLDLEQGRSEAIFVIANDLTEKISTSCTFYRTISSCKEDEQFAFQIGITLAGDGVSTDSWTDMPYDPFIFATPGYYHGENLPLHPGRSWEVHLPDQAPTEAFDTANLFETGLGVDDSNPSTGKYFKTADNHPWALLITSDTEWQWPLEYVDIVTAYPNFANFAESGGTQSTDWFQTPAADQCYLP; translated from the coding sequence ATGAGAATTACAACGTTAAGTTTGCTATTAAGTGCGCCTTTGGTCGCCAACGCAGCGCCATTCGATACCTGTCCGAGCCAGGCTTACCTATTCCAATCGACACCCGTACAAGTTTGGGGCGTGAACCTAGTGACAGGCTCAACCACCCTGTTAGAAGACGATACGGGCATGAACGCCAATATCAATGGTGTTGGTTTCGACTTTCAAGACAGATATATTTATGGCTATGACACTACCAACAAACGCTTGGTGCGCCTTGGACAGGATTTCCAAGCAGAAGTGATCAATACCAGTGGATTACCAACCGATCACACTTTCTATGTCGGCGATGTCTATGACCATGTGTATTACCTTTACCGTACAGGAAAAGGCTTGTTCACCGTTGATCTATCGCCGTTAGACGCCGACCCAAACGCGACTGTTACAGTTAACAAAATAGCTGGTAGCCCGGCAACCGTAAAACTGACTGATTTCGCTTTCCACCCAAGTGATGGTTCTTTATATGGTATCGATAATAACTCCGGAGGCTTATACAGCTTCAACCCTACAACTGGTGCCGAAACCTACATCGGAGACACCGGCGAGTTAGGTACGTTCGGTGCTGGCTATTTTGATGTCAACGGCTACTACTACGTATCTCGAAACCAAGACGGTAAAATTTACCGTATCAACCTGTCTCCAGACAACGCTGCCAATATCGCGGCAGGTATTGTTCCAGCCGTTGAATTTGTTTCGAATGGGCCTTCTTCTAATCAAAATGATGGCGCTCGTTGTGCGAATGCGCCAGTTGTGGATGAAGATTCCAACATCGACTTTGGTGATGCACCAGACAGCTACCTAACCCTACTCGCCAGCAATGGTCCTCGACATGAACTTGATGGTGTGACTTGGTTAGGCACTGATGCACCCGATGCCGACCTTGATGGCTACGTAACTCCACAATCGGATGAAAGTGTTGGCATTGATGACGAGTGGGCAAACGGTGGTATAGGTTTTGTTACGGCGCTTGAAGCCGGGCTTGATTCAAAAGTGGTGATTGAAGCTTCAACAACCGGTTACCTTTCGGCGTGGATTGACTGGAACCAAGATGGCAGCTTCGATGGTGCTAACGAGCAAGTATTTACCGACTACCAACTGGATGCTGGTGAAAACGATCTGTTCCTAAATGTCGATATCAACGCACTAACGGGGACTACTTGGGCTCGCTTCAGATTCAGCCAACAAACCAACCTGAGCTACTTTGGTGGTTCGACATCTGGTGAGGTAGTTGATATTCAAGTTGATGTTCTTAACGACGGCGCTACAGCCCGTTACTTCCCAAGTGCTTCTGGTTACGCAACCTTGGCGTATGAAGATAACTGGCCTTATAAAGCTGATTACGACATGAATGATGCTGTGATTATGTATCGCATCACAGAGATCTTAAAAGACGGAAAAGTGGTTAAATCCACCATCGATGGACGTCTTGCTGCAGTAGGTGCTTCGTACAGAAATGGTTTTGCGGTTCGACTTCCTAATCTAGACCCAAGCTTAGTGAGTAGCGGAAGCTCTTACATGAAGCACAATGGTGTGTTCACTGATTTAGACTTGGAGCAAGGACGTAGCGAGGCAATCTTTGTTATTGCTAACGACCTTACAGAGAAAATCAGTACTAGTTGTACCTTCTACCGCACCATCAGCTCTTGTAAAGAAGATGAGCAATTCGCTTTCCAAATCGGGATTACTTTAGCTGGCGATGGAGTGAGTACTGACAGTTGGACTGACATGCCTTACGACCCGTTCATCTTCGCAACGCCTGGGTATTATCATGGTGAAAACCTACCTCTACATCCAGGGCGCAGCTGGGAGGTGCATTTGCCAGACCAAGCTCCAACCGAGGCATTTGATACCGCTAATCTCTTTGAAACAGGACTAGGCGTTGATGACAGCAATCCATCAACAGGCAAATATTTCAAAACCGCAGACAACCACCCTTGGGCACTGCTGATTACTTCAGACACGGAATGGCAATGGCCACTGGAATATGTAGATATCGTCACCGCCTATCCAAACTTTGCGAACTTTGCTGAATCCGGCGGTACTCAATCCACCGATTGGTTCCAAACACCTGCCGCTGACCAATGTTACTTGCCTTAG
- the moeB gene encoding molybdopterin-synthase adenylyltransferase MoeB, whose product MEILSDAEMLRYNRQIILKQFDFEGQEALKQSSILVLGAGGLGCASAQYLATAGIGKLTLIDDDIVELSNLQRQVLHADADIGKKKVDSAAESLQVLNPHLTIETVDHRLDDQALAKLIEAHSLVLDASDNVETRNQLNRLCYASKTPLVSGAAIRMEGQISVFTYQDADAPCYQCLSALFGNAALSCVEAGVMAPVVGMVGAAQALEAIKVIAQFGQPKQGKLLILDAMSHSWREMNLMKMPNCSVCG is encoded by the coding sequence ATGGAAATACTGTCTGACGCAGAGATGCTTCGCTACAACCGTCAAATCATTCTTAAGCAGTTTGATTTTGAAGGCCAAGAAGCGCTAAAGCAGAGCTCAATCTTAGTCTTAGGAGCTGGAGGTTTAGGTTGTGCCTCTGCCCAATACCTTGCGACTGCGGGTATTGGTAAGCTAACACTGATCGATGATGATATTGTCGAGCTTTCAAACTTACAGCGACAAGTCCTTCACGCCGATGCTGATATTGGCAAGAAGAAAGTCGATTCGGCAGCTGAGTCGCTGCAGGTATTGAACCCTCATCTGACGATTGAAACCGTCGACCACAGGCTTGATGATCAAGCGCTTGCAAAGTTAATTGAAGCGCACTCGTTAGTTCTTGATGCCAGTGACAACGTGGAAACACGCAATCAACTCAATCGCTTATGCTATGCATCGAAAACACCACTTGTTTCTGGTGCTGCAATTCGTATGGAAGGTCAGATTAGTGTGTTCACTTATCAAGACGCCGACGCGCCGTGTTATCAGTGCTTAAGTGCACTATTCGGCAACGCTGCACTAAGCTGTGTTGAAGCCGGTGTGATGGCACCGGTAGTTGGCATGGTAGGCGCAGCTCAGGCTTTGGAAGCTATCAAGGTTATTGCTCAGTTTGGACAACCAAAGCAAGGCAAACTTTTAATTCTCGATGCCATGTCCCACAGCTGGCGTGAAATGAATTTAATGAAGATGCCTAATTGCTCGGTATGTGGGTAG
- the moeA gene encoding molybdopterin molybdotransferase MoeA produces MGCCDAPGLMPIEEALDKLLSPIKPIQTTLSLPLAEALGYVLAEDILSPIFVPPFDNSAMDGYALRLADLENGKVLPLAGKSFAGQPFEGEWPSNTCIRIMTGAKIPEGCDAVIMQENTVETDTGIEIQQDDIKLNNNIRPTGDDIKQGDIVLSRGERLTPRDIPMIASLGVSHVTVLQKPKVAFFSTGDELKPLGQPLEDGQIYDSNRYGIKPLIEAFGCEAIDLGIIPDCTATLKETFEKAQQIADVVVTSGGVSVGEADYTKDILEELGQIGFWKLAIKPGKPFAFGELDNAWFCGLPGNPVSAMMTMYVLVQPMLAKLAGHTAWTAPESIPAITKSAFKKGPGRTDYQRGIYSIENGQFVVETTGNQSSGAFRSMSLANCFVVLERERGRVEVGETVQIQLFNSTLY; encoded by the coding sequence ATGGGCTGTTGCGACGCTCCGGGCTTAATGCCAATTGAAGAAGCACTAGATAAGCTGCTATCACCAATCAAACCAATCCAAACGACTTTATCTCTACCTCTTGCTGAAGCATTAGGTTATGTCCTTGCTGAAGATATTCTTTCCCCTATTTTCGTACCTCCTTTTGATAACTCAGCAATGGATGGCTATGCACTGCGCTTAGCAGACCTAGAGAACGGTAAAGTACTACCATTAGCAGGCAAATCTTTTGCAGGCCAACCGTTCGAAGGTGAATGGCCAAGCAACACCTGTATTCGCATTATGACTGGCGCAAAGATCCCTGAAGGTTGTGACGCCGTAATCATGCAAGAAAATACGGTTGAAACTGATACTGGCATTGAAATTCAACAAGACGACATCAAGCTGAACAATAATATTCGCCCTACTGGTGATGACATCAAACAAGGTGATATCGTTCTTAGCCGCGGTGAACGTTTAACACCTCGTGACATTCCAATGATTGCTTCGCTGGGTGTGAGCCACGTGACAGTGTTACAGAAGCCTAAAGTCGCGTTCTTTTCTACCGGCGATGAGCTAAAGCCACTAGGTCAACCTCTTGAAGACGGTCAGATCTACGACAGCAACCGCTACGGCATTAAACCACTAATTGAAGCGTTTGGTTGTGAAGCTATAGACCTAGGCATCATCCCAGATTGCACTGCAACGCTTAAAGAGACGTTCGAGAAAGCACAGCAAATAGCAGACGTGGTTGTGACTTCTGGCGGCGTAAGCGTTGGCGAAGCTGATTACACGAAAGACATTCTTGAAGAACTGGGGCAAATCGGTTTTTGGAAGCTAGCTATCAAACCCGGTAAACCGTTCGCATTTGGTGAGTTGGATAACGCGTGGTTCTGCGGCCTACCGGGTAACCCAGTATCGGCGATGATGACCATGTATGTTTTGGTTCAACCTATGCTTGCTAAATTGGCTGGTCACACAGCGTGGACAGCTCCGGAATCTATTCCTGCTATCACCAAGTCTGCATTCAAAAAAGGCCCAGGCCGTACTGATTACCAGCGTGGCATTTACTCGATTGAAAACGGTCAATTTGTGGTAGAAACAACGGGTAACCAAAGCTCTGGCGCTTTCCGCTCAATGAGTTTAGCAAACTGCTTTGTGGTACTAGAGCGCGAACGCGGCCGTGTTGAAGTCGGTGAAACGGTTCAGATCCAACTGTTTAACTCGACGCTTTACTAA
- the folE gene encoding GTP cyclohydrolase I FolE, translated as MSGLSESAKLVKDALASRGLETPMRPNQVSREEKKERIEHHMREILTLLELDLADDSLEETPQRIAKMYVDEIFSGLDYANFPKITVIENKMGVREMVRVKDITVTSTCEHHLVTIDGKTAVAYIPQGKIIGLSKINRIVRFFAQRPQVQERMTQQILVALQTLLETDDVAVTMDAVHYCVKSRGVMDATSETTTTALGGIFRSNPATRHEFLHGLR; from the coding sequence ATGTCAGGTCTTAGCGAATCAGCGAAGTTGGTTAAAGATGCGCTAGCAAGCCGCGGATTAGAGACACCAATGCGTCCTAACCAGGTTAGCCGAGAAGAGAAAAAGGAACGAATCGAACACCATATGCGTGAGATTCTAACTCTCCTTGAACTTGATCTTGCAGATGACAGTCTGGAAGAAACGCCGCAACGTATTGCAAAAATGTATGTGGATGAGATTTTCTCTGGTTTGGATTACGCCAATTTCCCTAAAATCACCGTGATCGAAAACAAGATGGGTGTTCGTGAAATGGTTCGTGTAAAAGACATTACCGTCACCAGCACATGTGAGCATCACTTAGTCACCATTGATGGTAAAACCGCAGTCGCTTACATTCCTCAAGGTAAGATCATTGGTCTTTCGAAGATCAACAGAATCGTTCGTTTCTTTGCTCAACGTCCTCAAGTTCAAGAGCGCATGACACAGCAAATCCTTGTAGCATTGCAAACGCTACTAGAAACGGATGATGTTGCTGTAACCATGGATGCGGTTCATTACTGCGTGAAATCTCGTGGTGTAATGGACGCAACCAGCGAAACAACAACAACAGCTCTGGGGGGTATTTTTAGATCAAACCCAGCAACGCGCCATGAGTTCTTACACGGCCTGCGTTAG
- a CDS encoding C69 family dipeptidase, translating into MKIWSVSFLATAVAVALSSNAIACTGLIVGKEASNDGSIMIARNEDFSINNWNKYLKYRPAQDNQEGDWQLGNGLIVPMPKHFFAYSAIPDWDADTVNRDGKFYEERGINEHNVAISATTSAEINDKVAKVDPLIDNGVIEAIIPTLILPQAENAKQAVELLGHYIETYGAGEGNSLYIADTNEAWLFEIGSGHHWIAVKVPDDSYAMIANGLRVHGVNLANKEVLHSKDIFEFVEQNKLLDNADEKSFNFAKAFGVIGDEYNIDREWLGQKILTPSLHQQSRMTQYPLFMKPDTKISVENVAEVLSATYKDTVLEGKSKRPIRVERQLESHIIQLRPEMPEELQGLIWQSFGVLPESVLVPLYSTLQDYPKAYQVGDDNYSDDSAYWQFRSLTALASTNPDKYLPVLKATWDKEETQLYKQVAHLDKTLTDMYKVDKQAALNMAADYSYGQLKRTLDMATELRYKMITDLTKSTEKKYSEEEFKKIVNL; encoded by the coding sequence ATGAAAATATGGTCTGTATCCTTTCTTGCAACTGCAGTAGCTGTCGCTCTAAGCAGTAATGCGATAGCTTGTACTGGGCTTATTGTTGGCAAAGAAGCGTCGAACGACGGTAGCATTATGATTGCTCGTAATGAAGATTTTAGCATTAACAACTGGAACAAATACCTAAAGTATCGACCTGCGCAAGATAACCAAGAAGGTGACTGGCAGTTAGGTAACGGGTTAATTGTTCCGATGCCAAAGCACTTCTTTGCTTACTCTGCGATACCAGACTGGGATGCGGATACCGTTAATCGCGACGGAAAATTCTATGAAGAACGTGGGATTAATGAACACAACGTTGCCATTTCAGCAACAACCAGCGCAGAAATAAACGACAAAGTCGCCAAGGTAGATCCTTTAATCGACAATGGCGTAATCGAAGCCATTATACCTACGTTAATCCTTCCTCAGGCAGAAAACGCAAAACAAGCCGTAGAGTTACTCGGTCATTACATCGAAACCTATGGTGCTGGTGAAGGAAATAGTTTGTATATTGCAGACACCAATGAGGCGTGGTTATTTGAAATTGGTTCAGGCCACCATTGGATTGCTGTAAAAGTACCAGATGACAGTTACGCCATGATTGCAAATGGCTTACGTGTACATGGTGTGAACTTGGCAAACAAAGAGGTACTGCATTCAAAAGACATATTCGAGTTTGTAGAACAAAACAAACTGCTTGATAACGCAGATGAAAAATCTTTCAATTTTGCAAAAGCATTCGGAGTTATTGGTGATGAGTATAATATCGATCGTGAATGGTTAGGCCAAAAAATACTGACACCTTCGCTGCATCAACAAAGTCGCATGACGCAATACCCTTTGTTTATGAAACCTGATACAAAAATCTCAGTTGAAAATGTGGCAGAGGTACTTAGCGCGACTTATAAAGACACGGTTTTGGAAGGAAAATCGAAACGACCAATTAGAGTTGAACGTCAACTAGAGTCGCATATTATTCAGCTTCGCCCTGAGATGCCAGAAGAGCTTCAAGGTCTTATTTGGCAAAGCTTCGGCGTGTTACCAGAATCTGTTTTAGTGCCGTTATACTCAACCCTACAAGATTACCCAAAAGCGTACCAAGTAGGCGATGATAACTACAGTGATGATTCAGCTTATTGGCAGTTCCGTAGCCTAACCGCCCTCGCTTCTACAAACCCAGATAAGTATTTACCAGTACTAAAAGCAACTTGGGACAAAGAAGAAACTCAACTATACAAGCAGGTCGCACACTTAGATAAAACGTTAACAGACATGTATAAAGTAGATAAACAGGCGGCTCTGAACATGGCTGCCGACTACTCATACGGACAGCTTAAGCGTACCTTAGATATGGCAACTGAGCTTAGATACAAAATGATTACAGATTTGACTAAAAGCACAGAGAAGAAATACTCAGAGGAAGAGTTTAAGAAAATAGTAAATCTGTAG
- a CDS encoding YaeQ family protein encodes MALKPTIFKFRISLTDMNRDYYDSFNLTVAQHPSETEQRMMARIIAFCINASPELEFTKGLSSIEEPDLWQKSLDDQILEWIDVGEPDPERVKKATRLSKSVSVFSFNTKSNVWWEQNKGKFGYLKAQIVRLDNDGIEQLAAMTQRTMDLSVMLSGNSAFVNSDTQSAEVTWEELQSND; translated from the coding sequence ATGGCTCTCAAACCAACAATCTTTAAGTTTCGCATCTCTTTAACCGATATGAATCGCGACTATTACGACTCTTTTAATCTAACGGTTGCTCAACACCCTTCTGAAACAGAACAACGCATGATGGCTCGTATCATTGCTTTCTGTATCAATGCATCTCCTGAACTTGAGTTCACTAAAGGGTTGTCTAGCATTGAAGAACCCGATTTATGGCAGAAGTCGTTAGATGACCAAATCTTAGAGTGGATTGATGTTGGTGAACCCGATCCAGAACGCGTTAAGAAGGCGACTCGCTTATCTAAGTCTGTGAGCGTGTTCAGCTTCAACACTAAATCGAATGTTTGGTGGGAACAGAACAAAGGTAAATTCGGTTATCTGAAGGCTCAGATCGTTCGTCTAGACAACGATGGTATTGAGCAGCTAGCAGCGATGACACAACGTACTATGGACCTTTCAGTGATGCTGTCGGGTAACTCTGCGTTCGTAAACAGCGACACGCAATCTGCAGAAGTAACGTGGGAAGAGCTACAGAGTAATGACTGA
- a CDS encoding S24 family peptidase — translation MSLWRQAIAKSIFCWNDKTMRNNWLSESHHVIGDDVTEISNVKSVKATSKIGDMCAVPVYNVYASCGFGAQNDTEYQLRTEFLPCLWLKRFGLTEEDARIIICHGDSMEDTLSDGDEVLVDTRELDHPVKHGVYVVRIGKHVYIKRLKYDIMAEGYNVISDNKEEYDSFIVNEEKLNEFAVIGKVITTVMKAVI, via the coding sequence GTGAGTTTGTGGAGACAGGCTATTGCTAAGTCCATTTTCTGTTGGAATGATAAAACCATGAGAAACAATTGGTTAAGTGAATCTCATCACGTCATCGGTGACGATGTCACAGAGATTTCGAATGTTAAGTCTGTAAAAGCCACTTCTAAAATAGGCGATATGTGTGCTGTACCTGTATACAACGTTTATGCTTCCTGTGGGTTTGGTGCTCAAAACGATACCGAGTACCAACTTAGAACCGAATTCCTACCTTGCTTATGGTTAAAACGTTTCGGCCTGACAGAAGAAGATGCTCGTATCATCATTTGCCACGGCGACTCAATGGAAGACACTTTAAGCGACGGCGATGAAGTATTAGTCGATACCCGAGAACTCGATCACCCAGTAAAGCACGGTGTCTATGTTGTTCGCATTGGTAAGCACGTTTACATAAAACGCCTGAAGTACGACATCATGGCTGAGGGCTATAACGTCATCTCAGACAACAAAGAAGAATATGATTCGTTTATCGTGAATGAGGAGAAACTCAACGAGTTCGCGGTAATCGGGAAAGTTATTACCACCGTCATGAAGGCGGTGATTTAG
- a CDS encoding DUF2971 domain-containing protein, which yields MKKEFYRFRRINSLIGEFKELENQSIYFAEPDSLNDPMEGFRDMYWAGDFIVWRNLFQHYLLCLERLCYLLLISGEDLPISATDMPVFSGDDDFPTPMYKELFSSITNKFFDNESLAKLIVSISKRTTPVRRDELFFYLRNTHSYALEVIYSEYEKNGLIPERDWKNSEADKPIIDLLKKDFIGILEKNLNEHEGDEKIVNAMFSAHQHCNQQMDLISRYNGNIDNDKKNRNLVIIEFPKEYVSQIEKLVFPDWYTACFMSECKSSSVWGHYGDNHSGACLIFNADVINDESFLKLKGRNGYSSKSGPTYGFNNRMFYPIDYIQGYGQIDFFRMLGRLPVPKLNSVWYSLDGEMSECADDMIKSEDDWRKRYWKNFYRDVTVKSKDWAYENEYRLILASSLDSFSDPKDRSLNYEFSSLKGIIFGIKTTTEDKLEVVKIIEEKCRETDRGDFKFYQAQYSSDKKCITHSEMSLLSFT from the coding sequence ATGAAGAAAGAATTTTACAGGTTCAGACGCATCAATAGCTTGATCGGTGAATTTAAAGAATTAGAAAATCAAAGCATATATTTTGCAGAACCTGATTCATTGAATGATCCTATGGAAGGTTTTCGAGATATGTACTGGGCAGGTGACTTCATAGTATGGAGAAACCTATTTCAACATTATTTATTATGCCTTGAGAGGCTTTGTTATTTGTTGTTAATCTCAGGCGAAGATCTCCCTATATCCGCAACTGATATGCCGGTTTTTTCTGGTGACGATGATTTTCCAACGCCAATGTATAAAGAGTTATTCTCCAGTATTACAAACAAATTTTTTGATAATGAAAGCTTAGCTAAACTTATTGTTTCGATTTCTAAACGAACAACCCCAGTAAGAAGAGATGAGTTGTTTTTCTATCTTCGAAATACCCATAGTTATGCATTGGAAGTCATTTATTCAGAATATGAGAAAAATGGCCTTATTCCAGAAAGAGACTGGAAAAATTCTGAAGCAGATAAACCAATTATTGACCTGTTAAAAAAAGACTTTATAGGTATTCTAGAAAAAAACTTGAATGAACATGAAGGTGACGAAAAAATAGTAAATGCCATGTTTTCAGCCCATCAGCATTGTAACCAGCAAATGGACCTTATATCTCGATATAATGGAAATATCGACAATGATAAAAAGAATAGAAATCTGGTAATTATTGAGTTTCCTAAAGAATATGTTTCACAAATTGAAAAATTAGTTTTTCCTGACTGGTATACAGCATGCTTTATGTCTGAGTGTAAGAGCTCTTCAGTATGGGGACATTATGGTGATAACCACTCTGGTGCATGCTTAATTTTTAATGCCGATGTAATTAATGATGAATCCTTTCTTAAGCTAAAGGGGCGGAATGGTTACAGCTCAAAATCTGGCCCTACTTATGGGTTTAATAACAGAATGTTTTATCCTATAGATTACATTCAAGGTTATGGTCAAATAGACTTCTTTCGTATGCTTGGTCGTCTTCCTGTTCCGAAGTTGAATTCAGTATGGTACTCGTTAGATGGCGAGATGAGTGAATGCGCAGATGATATGATTAAATCTGAAGATGATTGGCGTAAAAGATACTGGAAAAACTTCTATAGAGATGTCACTGTTAAATCGAAAGATTGGGCGTACGAAAACGAATACCGCCTGATTCTCGCTAGCTCATTAGATAGTTTCTCTGACCCTAAAGACAGATCATTAAATTATGAGTTTTCTTCTCTTAAAGGCATTATTTTTGGTATTAAAACGACAACCGAAGATAAATTAGAAGTAGTAAAAATAATTGAAGAAAAATGTAGAGAAACAGATAGAGGTGACTTTAAGTTTTATCAGGCGCAGTACTCGTCGGATAAAAAGTGTATAACACACTCTGAAATGAGCTTGCTTAGCTTCACTTAA
- a CDS encoding cold-shock protein codes for MSNTVTGKVKWFNETKGFGFIEQENGPDVFAHFSAITGDGFKTLAEGQQVEFTVSQGQKGPQADSIKVL; via the coding sequence ATGTCTAACACAGTTACTGGTAAAGTAAAATGGTTCAACGAAACTAAAGGCTTCGGCTTCATCGAGCAAGAAAACGGCCCAGACGTATTTGCACACTTCTCTGCAATCACAGGCGATGGTTTCAAAACTCTTGCTGAAGGCCAACAAGTTGAGTTCACTGTATCTCAAGGTCAAAAAGGCCCACAAGCTGACAGCATCAAAGTACTTTAA